From Ignatzschineria sp. RMDPL8A, a single genomic window includes:
- a CDS encoding TRAP transporter small permease has translation MTVFILTSMTLVTFIYTMLNNLYMPFYKLADWVAGDEPSKLEDFLLDAGDFMMESASSFSWSNEFTAACFAWLIFFCMSYGVRIGGHIGVDALVKLFSTPVKRFFAYLGLGACLLYGGIMLFASIDWVLNFYRLGTLAEGLDRFGVMRWQISIIVPIGFTLLIFRYIEVGYRIFTHKQDTLGLADEAADAIDELKKSQAEELK, from the coding sequence ATGACGGTTTTTATCCTAACATCGATGACACTGGTTACTTTTATCTACACCATGCTCAACAATCTCTATATGCCATTTTATAAATTGGCGGACTGGGTTGCGGGCGATGAACCATCTAAACTGGAAGATTTTTTATTAGATGCCGGCGATTTCATGATGGAATCGGCGAGCTCGTTTAGTTGGTCAAATGAATTTACAGCGGCCTGCTTTGCCTGGCTTATCTTCTTCTGTATGTCGTACGGCGTGCGTATCGGCGGCCATATCGGCGTGGATGCACTCGTTAAACTTTTTAGCACACCGGTAAAACGCTTCTTTGCTTATTTAGGCTTAGGCGCTTGTCTTTTATACGGCGGGATTATGCTCTTTGCGAGTATCGACTGGGTCTTAAACTTCTACCGTTTAGGCACGCTTGCCGAAGGGCTTGACCGCTTTGGCGTAATGCGTTGGCAGATCTCCATCATTGTTCCGATCGGATTTACGCTCCTTATTTTCCGCTATATCGAAGTGGGCTATCGCATTTTTACCCACAAACAAGACACCCTCGGGTTAGCCGACGAAGCGGCCGATGCCATTGATGAGTTGAAAAAAAGCCAAGCAGAGGAGCTTAAATAA
- a CDS encoding multifunctional CCA addition/repair protein: MAQEFKVYLVGGAVRDALLGHPFHEHDWVVVGATPEMMLEKGFKQVGKDFPVFLHPKTGEEYALARSERKTAKGYHGFEIDASPNTTLEEDLLRRDLTINAMAQDETGNLFDPYHGADDLNNRILRHVSDAFIEDPVRVLRLARFYARYQPYGFTVADETKALVKIMIDSGELDALVPERIWQELVKALSEDQPQAFFYCLKELGALETLFPEVHALFGVPQTAKYHPEIDSGIHVMMALEQVAKITGDLPTRYAVLCHDFGKAVTPTDELPSHKMHEIRGVPITRAFSERLRVPNEYRDIALKVTEHHLIMHQLLNVRPKTILKLILNLDGFRRPINVERFINACLADARGRLGLETREYPQKNYLQTIFNALQSLPINEAIQSCEPKEIPLVIERLRLQRISEMIKSYTPS, from the coding sequence ATGGCGCAGGAATTTAAAGTCTATTTAGTGGGAGGCGCGGTGCGTGATGCATTGCTTGGACACCCGTTTCATGAGCACGATTGGGTCGTTGTGGGCGCGACGCCTGAGATGATGCTCGAAAAAGGCTTTAAACAAGTGGGGAAAGATTTCCCGGTCTTTTTGCACCCGAAAACCGGGGAAGAATATGCCCTTGCTCGCAGTGAACGGAAAACGGCAAAAGGCTATCACGGCTTTGAGATTGATGCCTCGCCAAACACTACATTAGAAGAGGATCTCCTCCGCCGCGATCTCACCATTAATGCCATGGCTCAAGATGAAACGGGGAATTTGTTCGACCCCTATCACGGCGCGGACGATCTTAACAATCGTATATTACGCCATGTGAGCGATGCCTTCATTGAAGATCCGGTGCGAGTACTTCGCCTTGCACGATTTTACGCGCGCTATCAGCCCTATGGCTTTACCGTTGCCGATGAGACAAAAGCGTTAGTTAAAATAATGATTGATTCCGGTGAGCTCGATGCACTGGTGCCGGAGCGCATTTGGCAGGAGCTTGTGAAAGCGCTATCTGAGGATCAGCCCCAAGCCTTTTTCTACTGTTTAAAAGAGCTCGGTGCGCTAGAAACGCTATTTCCGGAGGTCCATGCTCTTTTTGGCGTACCGCAAACGGCGAAATATCACCCTGAAATTGATTCCGGCATCCATGTAATGATGGCGCTTGAGCAAGTTGCGAAGATTACGGGCGATCTTCCCACCCGTTACGCTGTGCTCTGCCACGATTTTGGCAAGGCCGTGACCCCGACTGATGAATTACCGAGCCATAAAATGCACGAAATTCGCGGCGTGCCGATTACGAGAGCCTTTTCGGAGCGGTTACGGGTGCCCAATGAGTATCGCGATATCGCACTTAAGGTGACTGAACACCATCTCATCATGCATCAACTGCTCAATGTTCGCCCAAAAACGATCTTAAAACTGATTTTAAATCTTGATGGATTTAGGCGGCCAATCAATGTAGAACGCTTTATAAATGCTTGTTTAGCTGACGCGCGCGGACGCCTTGGGTTGGAAACGCGAGAATATCCGCAAAAAAACTATTTACAAACCATTTTTAATGCACTACAATCACTCCCCATCAATGAGGCGATTCAGTCTTGTGAACCCAAAGAAATTCCATTGGTAATTGAACGACTTAGGTTACAACGAATCAGTGAAATGATTAAAAGTTACACACCCTCTTGA
- a CDS encoding autotransporter outer membrane beta-barrel domain-containing protein, translating into MNKIYRVVWNEAVNRWVVTSELGSSHKKSSKFKDKVLQVGALTFGMMLGSSAYATNYNYTTEQRIDVEEGFVLKSGDSLQMGNGSKPIKLVVSTKGSNVSSFTIKDAGVNLTFNQALIAHNRTNTTLFDFDFGEDAVQFAKDIYEIDASGITFLGSDTVANDMPGADNEQGAAVIFDIKTAYKQDFLLSVKEVRTAADPTLLHKYTHGYGAIFSGIDAGKESKLTVKDSLFRLERGTAIKGVDGGHIDVLDSNQILFSKYHSSSAPVKDPSAHYSIGIELDGDVTATSHANFSVDNKTTERITLYDIKNGATLTSYSQTPTFAGHRYESFIGANIGENAHFINHGDFNLTNKKQTFANLYGEGATVSNHGNIAASNGVVFHIDESSAQIENHGEIRLTDAGQWIVYKGTDGEAHAIKVIGGKVIVGDKVTGFTQNGLDNFTFTNLDMTVEGGGIGFNLDNNINISGQIALEGEGNQGLHLTGSETFTFNEGAESEALLITLNQGDQVAINVDRTGGLATLEGLKITGNAGTGIQVLNGDLLFKGLIEMEEGGTGLYLASKTGSEFTNEGVIHSDIRLGDGDNIFTSEKDGASVMGDITAGSGSNTIAILDFKGGMTFNNDANAESHNTVTLTGGTVSDIESKNGSLDLTLKDGVVVNGSLHANGDKTSELTLDNNDFRYDEVGKVTGFNEINLKNESTLTATEAFTDVEKLGIDAESRFVVKEVNGDYQFDAALWGTGTVDVDLGAEGTALHHFIFTNETAPDLLFSGTFNLKSGALTLNNAIYSANLQDAILNIEKDALLQINSDNVGQFNVTIGKLNINQGALEFLDGDFTPLHVKEFSITAGSKIVVEDMDALTDLGTSEFNPAEEDFFSNYLHRTYLEADQFTGVGVELDFVNQAGEILPQVDIDAVRKLKTGDTEVGEAHYSELLFTADGIEGGKGSINLGYLLSELNAYENQTIGISNHEGGSELDALLTGKGGFTFDAHSEPIILTHSNNYTGDTIVNQGKVILGNDQALGGIDLEKQTGQLILNGGSVDLAGFTQDVDSVQSKVGTILDLAGGTLNIDNGRLPNMKYRESHLYGEIKGDGAITLDKGDVTLHNQNHDLNANIEIYYNSSLTLKDVQSAGSSTIYLGMLGKLNLEGEGIFDNTVTGDEETTLNVNGGSETAPLTLAGDNSGFSGTVSIADDVYAVAKGENSVGTGTLNLNKSGTLGFDEFKDGDETAELGNTITGSGSLVVNDNQIKMTGNHDDFKGTLALNEATSAWHLEAYDHYQVNYDVIGNGELQFNLTDSTSQITLSDQFSGDFAGDLIIQTGHLDLNEAHLPKLESTQLTLGSGAYSELSVDGDLRGLVLDGGTLYVQKNATGDQLNTLSAGEIYLKDQSNIMIKDEDSIGLSGEMEGIDEKGSLLDQQTLAYGNRFIEGEVKEGGTAQLALVDEEGNALESSKRVEVVIQQGAGTADYDYKGLALSDGIGFGYGLVSLTANADKTLTIDSVGSDEKDLHIELHGAGGFDFLSDKEGLTVSNGKNDYTGDTTFSGGKITAGANEVFGDKGALILENDAHLDMDTYVQHADSLTTSEETVVDLNAGDIILSGTDGNGNDLNSVIDGDLKGGPESHLVVENGNLTVNTHNPDLETSTTFKDDATADLKYGDSLGKGTIDMEGENKLNIHGGGNLANTITGGADSELNILGGTPDDQVVITGDNSGFDGNLTIDDLGYASTNTMDGLGNGYLQNDGTLEFNNLGAVDFDNAFGGTGDFIVGDSQITVNQTPNDFSGMVDLDQESSQWIIGGDLTGDYTLDYGVQGNGSLVVDLGNKESEFTLGDKINPDEFTGTLDLNSGEMALNEDHYDKLSGADVVVREDGKLHVDEDGYLNELDLDGGTIHIHVNENESDRHNLLHVGELGAESGSHIILDDLDLLGKEDAIDNIDTSGSFFDQQSGGAGGEQIIQADKIKDGSEGAQLTLVDEDGNAIESINRVEKELEDGSGSAIYDYSGLVLDNGVNIDYGLVGLNAHEGESIIIEKGENDSTDSLNVELTGDGGFIINTNDQTIHLGNQNSNYTGETEVNGGTVIADSDNAFGNTSELNLNDDAYYDLNGNDQTVGELNTDLDATVDINEGNLTILNGGEVNGDLKGSGNLTVDSQDGGELTIHGPQEEYHGDTHVLEEGVVNLDDFAGLGDGGIENDGTINYLVDGDGELSNQFTGDQTGLVDLSGSGSVHLTGDNSGYDGEFYFGPDQEVIVNDSNALGNGGDIEIIGGGDGGLVIADAEKPNSSFDNNFKGDGSITLDNSDVIFTGDNSELTGDLIIEDDSHLHTIDHGVPGGNIHNHGGWTAEVNPEIDVDFNGELSGEGDLHKIGDGNLNLNGDNSHFGGNTIVDEGALNIGDNAQFGNGSGDLIVNNDGSFNQGKESESHFDDIYVNDDGLLNLGENSTMNGNHVIVDDYGHLVLDQGAGLNADDVLVTDHGELSMDHNSYINSNVTVDPDASIGGYGTIHGDLNLKGHLDVGSRVDHIEPNTEMGEFVVDGNLIAEEGSVIHFGSDQTDADRLIIKGDATGQSGVWVDDIHHLELHELGDDVLYIPLVDIEGNNSLLLDHIGRTVGGVYEFELVQDDNGNWMLKNMKGHRPETGIYLAGLSAANKLFSHSMVERNYLSEESRLWTFTHGSFEKFNDNGGINRTSIDSFTLMIGGDLLKTSLADKPFTFGLMGGYGYSSSKTTNRDTGSRAKGSGDGYSLGLYATFGDQLQEGLYLDGSLQYVYFKNSVKSDGLRDETSKSKGFVGSIEGGYTFGIAENVYLQPQLQLTWMGAKMDDMTDGSGTKIRGSKDNIETRFGVRLFADKALANGGSVRPYMDLNYIHNSKPFAAEFDGVRVEQKGTRNLGEVKVGLEADVNDNLKVWGDVGFRKGSNSYRDTKISAGIRYEF; encoded by the coding sequence ATGAATAAAATTTATAGAGTGGTCTGGAATGAAGCAGTGAATCGCTGGGTCGTTACCTCAGAATTAGGCAGTAGCCATAAAAAGAGCTCGAAGTTTAAAGATAAAGTGTTGCAGGTTGGGGCGTTAACGTTCGGTATGATGCTGGGCAGTAGTGCCTATGCAACAAATTATAACTATACAACGGAGCAGCGGATTGATGTGGAAGAAGGCTTCGTACTAAAAAGTGGGGATAGCCTACAAATGGGCAATGGTTCAAAACCGATTAAGCTGGTAGTCAGCACCAAAGGATCGAATGTTTCGAGTTTTACCATAAAGGATGCAGGCGTTAATTTGACCTTTAACCAAGCGTTGATCGCACATAATCGAACCAATACTACATTGTTTGATTTTGATTTTGGCGAAGATGCGGTTCAATTTGCCAAAGATATCTATGAGATTGATGCATCTGGGATAACTTTTTTAGGTTCAGATACGGTTGCGAACGACATGCCAGGGGCGGACAATGAACAGGGCGCGGCAGTCATTTTTGATATTAAAACGGCCTACAAGCAGGATTTTCTTTTAAGTGTTAAAGAAGTGAGAACGGCTGCGGATCCCACACTATTGCATAAATATACCCACGGTTATGGGGCGATTTTTTCAGGGATAGACGCGGGAAAAGAGTCAAAGTTAACTGTTAAAGATTCGCTCTTTAGACTCGAGCGGGGCACCGCGATTAAAGGGGTTGATGGGGGGCATATCGATGTCTTAGATTCCAATCAAATCCTTTTCTCAAAATATCATTCGTCATCTGCACCAGTTAAAGACCCAAGTGCACATTACTCCATCGGTATTGAGCTCGATGGGGATGTTACGGCGACCTCACACGCCAATTTTTCCGTTGATAATAAAACTACGGAGCGGATTACACTCTATGACATTAAAAATGGGGCAACGCTTACAAGCTACAGCCAAACGCCTACATTTGCCGGGCACAGATATGAGTCCTTTATTGGAGCAAATATTGGTGAAAACGCCCATTTCATCAACCATGGCGATTTTAATTTAACAAATAAAAAGCAAACCTTCGCAAATCTCTATGGCGAGGGGGCAACGGTGAGTAATCACGGCAATATTGCGGCTTCGAATGGCGTTGTCTTCCATATTGATGAATCAAGCGCGCAGATTGAAAACCATGGAGAGATCCGGCTGACTGATGCGGGGCAATGGATTGTCTATAAAGGAACAGATGGTGAGGCTCACGCCATTAAAGTGATTGGCGGTAAGGTGATTGTCGGGGATAAGGTGACCGGGTTTACGCAAAATGGGCTCGATAATTTCACCTTTACCAATCTTGATATGACGGTTGAAGGTGGCGGAATTGGTTTTAATTTGGATAACAATATCAATATTTCCGGACAAATCGCACTGGAAGGTGAGGGTAATCAAGGACTTCATCTAACCGGCAGCGAAACCTTTACCTTTAATGAGGGTGCCGAGAGTGAGGCGCTCTTAATTACGCTCAATCAAGGGGATCAAGTTGCAATCAATGTGGATCGAACGGGTGGCCTTGCAACCTTAGAAGGGCTCAAAATTACCGGTAATGCGGGAACGGGCATTCAGGTTCTCAATGGCGATCTCCTCTTTAAAGGGTTAATCGAGATGGAAGAGGGCGGCACAGGCCTCTATCTAGCGAGTAAAACGGGAAGTGAGTTTACCAATGAAGGGGTAATCCATAGCGATATTCGTCTTGGTGATGGGGATAATATCTTTACCTCAGAAAAAGATGGGGCATCGGTGATGGGTGATATCACCGCGGGAAGTGGCAGTAATACCATCGCTATCCTCGATTTTAAAGGCGGAATGACCTTTAATAATGATGCCAATGCCGAAAGCCACAATACCGTAACCTTAACGGGCGGGACTGTTTCGGATATCGAAAGTAAGAATGGATCGCTCGATTTAACGCTTAAAGATGGCGTTGTCGTTAATGGCTCGCTCCATGCCAACGGGGATAAAACAAGTGAACTCACCCTGGATAATAACGACTTTCGTTATGATGAGGTTGGAAAGGTCACGGGCTTTAATGAGATCAACCTTAAAAATGAATCCACACTCACCGCAACCGAGGCATTTACCGATGTTGAAAAACTTGGCATTGATGCGGAGAGCCGTTTTGTCGTTAAAGAGGTCAATGGAGATTATCAGTTTGATGCAGCGCTTTGGGGCACAGGCACGGTGGATGTTGATTTAGGGGCAGAAGGGACAGCGCTTCACCACTTTATCTTCACCAATGAAACAGCGCCCGATCTTCTTTTCTCCGGAACGTTTAATCTAAAGAGTGGCGCATTAACGCTCAATAATGCGATCTATAGCGCGAATTTGCAGGATGCCATTTTAAATATTGAGAAAGATGCTTTGTTGCAGATTAATTCCGATAATGTGGGGCAATTTAATGTCACTATCGGCAAACTCAATATCAATCAAGGTGCGCTTGAATTTTTGGATGGAGATTTTACCCCGCTCCATGTGAAAGAGTTCTCCATCACGGCGGGTAGTAAAATTGTCGTGGAAGATATGGATGCTTTAACGGATTTGGGGACATCGGAGTTTAATCCCGCAGAAGAGGATTTCTTTAGTAATTATCTGCACCGCACCTATTTAGAGGCCGATCAGTTTACCGGGGTTGGCGTAGAGCTCGATTTTGTCAATCAAGCGGGAGAGATTCTCCCACAGGTCGATATCGATGCGGTGAGAAAACTCAAAACGGGCGATACGGAAGTGGGCGAGGCTCATTATAGCGAGCTACTCTTTACCGCCGATGGGATTGAAGGAGGCAAAGGCTCCATTAATTTAGGCTATCTCCTCTCTGAGCTCAATGCATATGAAAACCAAACCATTGGTATTAGCAATCATGAAGGCGGATCTGAATTGGATGCGCTCCTCACTGGGAAAGGCGGATTCACCTTTGATGCGCACTCTGAGCCAATTATTTTAACGCACAGCAATAATTACACCGGCGATACCATTGTCAATCAAGGGAAAGTGATTTTAGGGAATGATCAGGCGCTTGGCGGGATTGATCTAGAGAAGCAGACGGGCCAGCTCATTTTAAATGGGGGTAGCGTTGATCTAGCAGGATTCACTCAAGATGTCGATAGCGTACAGAGTAAAGTAGGCACGATTCTCGATCTTGCGGGTGGAACGCTCAATATTGATAATGGGCGACTTCCAAATATGAAATACAGAGAAAGTCATCTCTATGGTGAAATCAAAGGGGATGGCGCGATCACGTTGGATAAAGGAGATGTCACGCTCCACAATCAAAATCATGATTTAAATGCCAACATTGAGATATATTACAACTCATCGCTAACCTTAAAAGATGTTCAGTCAGCGGGTTCAAGTACTATTTATCTTGGAATGCTCGGGAAGCTCAATCTCGAAGGAGAGGGGATTTTTGATAATACGGTGACAGGTGATGAGGAGACTACTTTAAATGTCAATGGCGGCAGTGAAACCGCTCCGCTCACATTAGCCGGTGATAATAGTGGTTTTAGCGGGACAGTGTCCATTGCTGATGATGTTTATGCCGTGGCTAAAGGGGAAAACAGTGTTGGAACGGGCACGCTTAATCTCAATAAGAGCGGAACGCTCGGGTTTGATGAATTTAAAGATGGCGATGAAACGGCGGAATTAGGCAATACAATTACCGGCTCGGGGTCACTCGTTGTTAATGACAATCAAATTAAGATGACAGGCAATCATGACGATTTCAAAGGCACACTTGCGCTAAATGAAGCAACGTCTGCGTGGCATCTTGAAGCGTACGATCACTATCAAGTCAATTACGATGTGATCGGTAACGGTGAACTTCAATTTAACCTTACAGATTCCACCAGTCAGATTACGCTCAGTGATCAATTTAGCGGTGATTTTGCTGGAGATTTAATTATCCAAACGGGGCATTTGGATCTCAATGAGGCGCATTTACCAAAACTTGAATCCACCCAATTAACGCTAGGCAGTGGCGCGTATAGTGAACTGAGTGTTGATGGCGATCTGCGCGGTTTAGTATTAGATGGCGGAACGCTCTATGTGCAGAAAAATGCGACGGGCGATCAGCTCAATACCTTAAGCGCGGGCGAAATTTATCTGAAAGATCAGAGCAATATTATGATCAAAGATGAAGACTCGATCGGTCTATCCGGTGAAATGGAGGGCATCGATGAGAAAGGCTCGCTACTCGATCAGCAAACGCTGGCCTATGGAAATCGCTTTATCGAAGGCGAGGTTAAAGAGGGTGGCACGGCTCAATTAGCCTTAGTCGATGAAGAGGGTAACGCGTTAGAGAGCTCAAAACGGGTTGAAGTTGTGATTCAGCAAGGCGCAGGAACGGCCGATTATGACTATAAAGGGTTAGCGCTGAGCGACGGCATTGGCTTTGGTTATGGGCTGGTGAGTCTTACTGCGAATGCGGATAAAACCCTCACCATCGATAGCGTTGGCAGTGACGAGAAAGATCTGCACATTGAGCTTCATGGCGCGGGTGGATTTGATTTCCTCTCCGATAAAGAGGGGTTGACGGTCAGTAACGGCAAGAACGATTACACCGGCGATACCACCTTTTCAGGCGGAAAGATTACCGCGGGGGCCAATGAGGTTTTTGGTGATAAGGGCGCACTCATTTTAGAGAATGATGCTCACCTCGATATGGATACCTATGTTCAACATGCGGACTCATTAACCACATCAGAAGAAACGGTCGTAGACTTAAATGCCGGCGATATTATTTTAAGCGGGACAGATGGGAATGGGAATGATCTCAATAGTGTGATTGATGGCGATTTAAAGGGTGGCCCAGAGAGTCATTTAGTGGTTGAAAATGGCAATCTTACGGTCAATACGCACAATCCCGATCTTGAAACCAGCACGACCTTTAAAGATGATGCAACTGCAGATCTTAAATATGGCGATAGCCTTGGCAAAGGAACGATCGACATGGAAGGCGAGAATAAACTCAATATCCATGGCGGTGGCAATCTTGCCAATACCATTACTGGGGGCGCGGATTCTGAGCTCAATATTTTAGGCGGAACGCCTGACGATCAAGTGGTGATTACCGGCGATAACTCCGGTTTTGATGGCAATCTCACCATTGACGATCTGGGTTATGCATCGACCAACACCATGGATGGACTTGGTAACGGCTATCTACAAAATGATGGTACGCTCGAGTTTAATAACCTTGGCGCGGTGGATTTTGATAATGCCTTTGGAGGCACCGGCGATTTTATCGTGGGCGATAGCCAAATTACGGTAAATCAGACGCCGAACGACTTCTCCGGCATGGTCGATTTAGATCAAGAGAGCTCACAATGGATTATCGGCGGCGATCTAACTGGCGATTACACGCTCGATTATGGCGTTCAAGGCAATGGCTCGCTTGTGGTCGATCTTGGCAATAAAGAGAGTGAATTTACGTTAGGTGACAAGATCAATCCCGATGAATTTACCGGAACGCTCGATCTCAATAGCGGTGAAATGGCGCTCAATGAAGATCATTACGATAAATTGAGCGGGGCCGATGTGGTCGTACGCGAGGATGGAAAACTGCATGTCGACGAGGATGGCTATCTCAATGAGCTCGATCTCGATGGCGGTACCATTCATATTCACGTCAATGAGAATGAATCGGATCGTCACAATCTTCTTCACGTCGGCGAACTCGGTGCTGAGAGCGGTAGTCACATCATTTTAGATGATCTTGATCTCTTAGGAAAAGAGGATGCCATCGATAATATCGATACAAGTGGCTCATTCTTTGATCAACAAAGTGGCGGGGCTGGCGGCGAGCAGATTATCCAAGCCGATAAGATTAAAGACGGCAGCGAAGGCGCGCAACTCACCTTAGTGGATGAAGATGGCAATGCCATTGAGAGTATTAATCGCGTGGAAAAAGAGCTAGAGGATGGCTCCGGTTCTGCGATTTATGATTACAGCGGTCTTGTGCTTGATAATGGGGTTAATATCGATTATGGCCTCGTTGGACTTAATGCCCATGAAGGTGAATCGATCATTATTGAGAAAGGTGAAAATGATTCGACCGACTCGCTCAATGTAGAGTTAACGGGCGATGGCGGTTTTATCATCAATACTAACGATCAAACGATTCATTTAGGCAATCAAAACAGCAATTATACGGGAGAAACAGAGGTGAATGGCGGTACGGTAATTGCCGATTCAGACAACGCCTTTGGGAATACCTCCGAGCTCAATCTTAATGATGATGCCTATTACGATCTCAATGGAAACGATCAAACCGTTGGGGAACTCAATACCGATCTTGATGCAACCGTTGATATTAACGAGGGCAATTTAACCATCTTAAATGGCGGTGAGGTGAATGGCGATCTGAAAGGATCGGGTAATCTCACGGTCGATAGTCAAGACGGTGGCGAACTCACCATTCATGGCCCACAAGAGGAGTATCATGGCGATACTCATGTGCTTGAAGAGGGTGTGGTGAATCTCGATGATTTTGCCGGCTTAGGCGATGGCGGAATTGAAAATGATGGCACCATCAATTATCTGGTCGATGGCGATGGCGAGCTCTCCAACCAATTTACGGGTGATCAGACCGGTTTAGTGGATCTCTCGGGCAGTGGCTCGGTTCATTTAACGGGCGATAATAGTGGTTACGATGGCGAGTTCTATTTCGGTCCGGATCAAGAAGTGATCGTGAACGACAGTAATGCGCTCGGTAATGGTGGCGATATCGAAATTATCGGCGGAGGCGATGGCGGTCTTGTGATCGCAGATGCGGAGAAACCGAACAGCTCCTTTGATAATAACTTTAAAGGGGATGGATCGATTACGCTCGATAATAGCGATGTGATCTTTACCGGCGATAATAGCGAACTCACGGGCGATCTGATTATTGAGGATGATTCACATCTTCACACGATCGACCACGGCGTTCCCGGTGGTAATATTCATAATCACGGTGGCTGGACCGCGGAAGTGAATCCTGAGATCGATGTGGATTTCAATGGCGAGCTTTCCGGTGAGGGTGATCTTCATAAAATTGGCGATGGCAATCTCAATTTAAATGGGGATAACTCACACTTTGGCGGGAATACCATTGTGGATGAGGGGGCACTCAACATTGGCGATAATGCCCAATTTGGTAACGGTTCGGGCGATCTTATTGTCAATAATGATGGGTCGTTTAATCAAGGCAAAGAGTCGGAATCCCATTTTGATGATATCTACGTCAATGATGATGGACTCCTCAATCTTGGTGAAAATTCAACCATGAATGGCAATCATGTGATCGTTGATGATTACGGCCATTTAGTGCTCGATCAAGGCGCGGGATTAAATGCCGATGACGTCCTTGTGACTGATCATGGCGAGCTCTCGATGGATCATAATAGCTATATTAATAGCAATGTGACTGTCGATCCGGATGCGTCAATCGGGGGATACGGCACCATCCATGGTGATCTTAATCTGAAAGGTCATCTCGATGTGGGCAGCCGTGTCGATCATATTGAGCCCAATACGGAGATGGGTGAATTTGTTGTCGATGGTAATTTAATTGCCGAAGAGGGCAGTGTGATTCACTTTGGTAGCGATCAAACCGATGCAGACCGTCTCATTATTAAGGGCGATGCCACTGGTCAAAGCGGTGTTTGGGTGGATGATATCCATCATTTAGAACTGCATGAGCTGGGTGACGATGTGCTCTATATTCCGTTGGTCGATATTGAAGGCAATAATAGTCTATTGCTTGATCATATCGGGCGTACCGTCGGGGGCGTTTATGAGTTTGAACTGGTACAAGATGACAATGGCAACTGGATGCTGAAAAACATGAAGGGCCATCGTCCTGAAACGGGCATCTATCTTGCCGGTTTAAGTGCCGCCAATAAACTCTTTAGCCATTCGATGGTAGAGCGTAACTACCTAAGCGAGGAGAGCCGACTTTGGACCTTCACGCACGGCAGTTTCGAGAAGTTTAACGATAATGGCGGCATCAATCGTACCAGTATCGATAGCTTCACTCTAATGATCGGAGGCGACCTACTTAAAACATCGTTAGCAGATAAACCATTTACCTTCGGGCTGATGGGCGGTTATGGATATAGCAGCAGTAAAACCACCAACCGCGATACCGGCTCACGAGCGAAAGGTAGTGGTGATGGTTATTCTCTCGGGCTTTACGCCACCTTTGGCGATCAGCTCCAAGAAGGGCTCTATCTCGATGGCTCGCTCCAGTACGTCTATTTTAAAAATAGCGTGAAGAGCGATGGCTTACGCGATGAAACCTCAAAATCGAAAGGATTTGTTGGGTCAATCGAGGGGGGATACACCTTTGGAATCGCGGAAAATGTCTATCTTCAACCGCAACTGCAACTCACCTGGATGGGTGCCAAAATGGATGATATGACCGATGGATCGGGCACGAAAATCCGTGGCAGTAAGGATAATATCGAAACTCGCTTTGGTGTGCGTCTCTTTGCGGATAAAGCACTCGCGAATGGCGGATCGGTTCGTCCTTATATGGATCTTAACTATATCCATAACTCTAAACCGTTTGCCGCTGAGTTTGATGGCGTTCGCGTTGAGCAAAAGGGCACACGTAACTTAGGTGAAGTGAAAGTGGGCCTTGAAGCGGATGTGAATGACAACCTCAAAGTATGGGGCGATGTGGGCTTCCGTAAAGGGTCCAACAGCTACCGCGATACTAAAATTTCAGCCGGGATTCGTTATGAGTTTTAG